CTTGAGCTAAATACCATTAACAGACCAAACCCAGCTAACAGGAACGTCGTAATGATAAGAAGCCAATCATTATCTTTTACAAATGAATATTTCATTAGTGTCCCCCAACTTGTTCAGTCAAAAATTTTCTAGACTGTCTCTAGCTTGGTTTATTATATCAAACGACGGAACCTAGAAAAAGAGGCTTTCGTTGCCAAGAACTGTCGAATTATCACAGTTTCGAAACATTCTAATCATTTCACATCATCTATCCACCAAAAAAGCTAATTGCTGTAGCAATTAGCCCTCTTGATTCAGTTTCTTCCGCTTCACAAAGCGAAACCTATGACCGAGTACTTTTTCAGCAAGCCCTGAGCGATAAGCTAAGAACCCATACACCCCTGCCCCCACACCAGCACCAACAAACATTAAGATAAAGCTGTTAACTCGTGTAGATAACGGGAGGAACGATTGCATCAATTGCATAAACAAAACAACCGTTACCGCCATCACAGTAGAGAATAGAAGAATCAGCATCAAGCGTTTGGCAATTGAAGAATAACTGAATTCAGCATAATAGCCAATCGCCCAAACATTAATAAGAATGGCGACTGTATAAGCAATATACGTTCCAGTAATGGCTCCAACAGGCCCCATCCACGTTAATAAAAGATAATTTAATCCAACTTTTAATAGCAAAGCGACTACTAATGAGAGAACTGCCTGCTTCTGACGATTCATCCCTTGTAAAATCGCAGCTGTAACAGCAAACAAGGAGAAGAATAACGTCATCGGTCCATAATAACGAAGAACCATTCCGCCTAAAGATAGATCATCAAATCCAAATAAAGAGGCAAAGACCGGATAAGCTAGGACAGCCATCCCGACAGCAGCTGGTACAGAGATAAATAATATAATCTGATACGTTTGTGTAATTTGACGTTGCAAAACGTCTCGATCACCAGACATAAACGACTTCGTGATCGTTGGAACGAGTGTGATCGACAAGGCAGTTGCGAGCGCCATTGGAATTAAAACAATCTTATGGACAGATTGATTTAATACCCCGAAAAATGCCTCTGATACCTCCATAAATGGCGTACCTTTTAAAGCCGGGTTCACCGTGTATAAATCAACAATTTGCACGAGCGGAATCGCAAGGCCAACAAATGAAAGTGGTAATGCATAAATAAGTAGTTCTTTATACATTTGTGGCAATGTTAGTTGATGTCGTACTGTACTTTCTTCTACTTGCTTTAAGATCGCTTTTCGACGCTTAACCCAATAGAAAATCAGTACACCAAGGCCACCAAGACCTCCGACAAACGCACCAAACGTCGCAAATCCAACAGCTAGCGCTATGTCTCCTCCACCTACACCAACAATAAGAAAAGCTGCAGCTAAAATGAAGGTGATTCGAACAATTTGTTCAATAACTTGGGAGACACTTGTCGGTCCCATTGACTGAAACCCTTGAAAGTATCCACGAATAACCGCCATCACAGGAACAATAATCAAGGCGACACTCACCATACGAATGGTAAAAATCACATCAGCTTGTGTGTTTCCACCTGGAGTTTCTATCGGTAGGATTCTCCCAGCCAAGAACGGGGCTAATAAAAATAAGATTAAAAACGCTAAAATGCCTGTCAATGACATAAGAATAAGCCCTGATTTAAATAACTTATGTCCTGTCTCATAATCACCAAGCGCATTATACTTCGAGACAAATTTAGAAATCGCTAAAGGAACGCCAAGAGTAGCCAGACTTAAAATGACTACGTATTGTGAGTATCCATACCCATATAATGCTAGGCCTGTCTGTCCAACTAAAGCTGAGAAAGGGACAATATACAAAAAACCTAGAATTTTAGAAATTAGTGTTGCAGAGGTTAACACCATCGTCCCCCGCATCAATTTTTGATCTGCCATGTTTTCCTCCTATGTAAACAATACAATTTCTACAAGAATTTAAGCACTAATAAGAATTGTAGCATAGAGAAGAAAGAATAATGGTATGATTTTTTCCGAAATTGATTATGCCCTATTTTCATAAAGTTCTGATTCTAATGGTCATCTTCCTTTTCTACATAAAAAATGCTACTCTAAAACAATCAATTATAGCGAATTAGGTGATAAATATGAATAAATCAGTCATTGTCATTGGAGGTGGCCCTGCTGGATTGATGGCTTCGATTGCCGCAGCCGAGCACGGTGCTTCTGTTACATTACTTGATAAAGGTGACAAACTTGGACGAAAATTAGCGATCTCTGGTGGGGGACGCTGCAATGTCACAAATCGTATGGAGCTTCAAGATTTAATCGCTCATATTCCTGGTAACGGACGTTTTATGCATAGTCCATTCTCTGTCTTTAATAATGAAGATATCATTTCTTTCTTTGAAGGCTTAGGAATTGAACTGAAGGAAGAAGACCGAGGACGAATGTTTCCTGTCAATGATAAGGCGACAACAGTCGTCGCGACTCTTCTCAATCGAATTCGGGCATTAAATGTCAAGATACGCACGAATACAGCTGTGGAAACGATTGAGTTTGAAGATCAGAAAGTCCATGCTGTCTTGTTAAGAGATGGTCAGCGTTTAGTAACGGATGCTGTGATTGTTGCAACAGGAGGCAAGTCGGTTCCTCACACAGGGAGTACAGGTGATGCCTATCCTTGGGCAGAAAAAGCAGGACATACCATTACTGAGCTTTACCCGACTGAGGTGCCGATCACTTCTACGGAACGATTTATTAAACAAAAACAACTGCAAGGACTCTCGTTAAGGGACATTCATCTTTCTGTTATCAACCCTAAAGGCAAAATCATCAAAACACATGAGGGTGATATGATCTTTACCCATTTCGGAATCTCAGGTCCTGCCGCACTTCGTTGCAGTCAGTATGTGGTTAAGGCGCTGAAAAAATTTAAAACAAGGACCATTAAAATGCAAATTGATTTATTCCCTACGCAACACACTGAAGTTATTTTTCAAGATTTGATCAAGCGTGTGAAAGAAGAACCGAAAAAAGCTCTGAAAAATTTATTAAAGGGCCTTGTTCCAGAACGTTTCTTATTGTTTATGTTTGATCAATTAGAGTTAGAGAGTTCACAAGCAGCCAATACATTTTCACATGACAAACTAAAAGAGATTGCTTCTTTTTGTAAAAGCTTCTCCTTCCAAGTAGATGGAACTCTTTCCATCGATAAAGCCTTCGTCACTGGAGGCGGTGTTTCTGTTAAGGAAGTCGCGCCAAAAACTATGGAATCAAAAAAGAAAGAAGGCTTGTTTTTCTGTGGAGAAGTTTTAGATATTCACGGATATACAGGAGGATATAATATCACTTGTGCCTTTTCCACAGGCTATACAGCAGGAAAAGCAGCGGGTGAACTTGTGAATAAGTCCATCCTAGAAAAATAAGTTATTCACATGTTCATAGAAGAGTTAGACCGATTTATCTGTGCCTACGACTAAGTACTCTAATCCCTGTGCATAACCTTGTGTATTACACACAGGTTATGCACAGACTGTTAGTATTATCTGAAAATTTGTTGATAACGCTTTCCTTGTACACAATAATCTGTGGATTTATTCGTGTGGTTGAATGTTCATTCATTTCTACTAGAGGTAGACTACGATTATCCACATGTTTATAACTTAAGCCCGTGCAATCATTTCAACTCGATTCCCAAAAGGATCTCTAAATTCAAAACGTTCATGCCCTGGAATGGGAACAGAATCTACTAGATCAATCCCCTCGTGCTCTAGCACTTCTCTCCAATAATTGATGTCTTCTACTTCATAAGCCAAATGGGCCTTTGTTACGAAGCGGTCAAACCCTTCCTCGGTCCCTACATGAACTTCAAAGTTTCCTACTCGTAACCAAAAACCCCCACGTCCTTTTAAAGCATTTGGCTTCTCTACCTCTTCAAGACTTAACACTCGGCAATAAAAGTCTCTCCCGGCCTCTTCTTTCCCCTGTGGAATTGTGATCTGTGCGTGATGCAGACCAATAATCATAACCATTCACCTCTTTCACTTCTTTATAGATACCTTCTACAGTCAATTGTTATTTTCCTTTTAATATCGCTTCCTTCAAACAAAATCAATTGTATATTTCGTATTCTTTTAATCTTTTTCTCACAATAAAAAACTCAATCAAATAAATGATTGAGCGAATGAAACATGATACGATACGATTCTATTATTTACTGCATATTTATCATTCAATAGATATAACCTTACTCCACGACTCTTCTCACTACAGTTCGATACAATAGCTCCGTCCCTTGTGAAATGTCATCAAATTCTGCACTTTCTTTTGGATTATGACTGATTCCATCTTTACAACGTACAAAGATCATTCCATAGTCACACACTGTCGACATCGCGATCGCATCATGAAACGGTCCGCTCATCAATTCAGGAATTGCTTCTCCGTAAATATCATTAGCAGCGCTTCGCATATCGTTCATAATGGATTCCGCACAATATCTCGGTTCACTTTCTGTGTCTACACGGATGGTGCTTGTCACCTGATGCTTCTCGCAGATTTGATCAATCGCTGGATAAAGAACAGCCTCTATATCTCTTCTTCGCCCAAGGTCAATGTCACGAAGATCGATTGTAAAACGCACTCTTTCTGGAATGATGTTTCTCGAATTTGGGAAAACTTCCATCTTTCCAACAGTTGCAACAGTTGGCGCTTCTGGATCTAGAGAGGCAAGCTCATGTAAGGTCAGCGTAATTTCTGCTGCAGCAACAAGCGCATCTTGTCTGTACGACATAGGTACGGACCCAGCGTGACCAGCAAACCCTTGAAGTTCAACCGTTAACCAAAGCGGTCCTGAGATACCCGTCACAATGCCAACAGGCAATCCGGCACGATCTAAAATAGGCCCCTGTTCGATATGCATTTCAATAAATTCTCCGATGCGTCCTGTCGGGTAAACAGATTCTTCAAACTCGCCAGGATTACATCCAAATTCAATCAATGCATCCTTCCGTGAAATTCCGTCTTTATCGACTCGTTCAAGCTCACCTTCTTCGAGTTGATTTAAGATTCCTCGTACACCAAACAATCCTTTATCAAATCGACAACCCTCCTCATCAGAAAAGGCAATCACTTCGATTGTTCGTTTCGGCTTTAATCCTTTATCCTTCATCGTCTGAATTACTTCAAGTGCACCTAGTACACCGACTGTTCCATCAAACTGCCCTCCATATGGCTGGCTGTCGATATGAGAGCCGAGTACTAAAATCGGCAAAGAATCGTCCTCACCTACCCATTGTCCAATCAGATTACCAAAATCATCAATTCTCGTATCCAATCCTGCATCTTCCATCCATCTTTTCACTTGTAAGACAGCTTGCTTATCCTCTTTTGATAATGTAAGGCGACATACTCCCGTCTCACCAATCTTTCCAATCTCCGCTAAGCATTCCAGTCTTGTCTGTAATCTATCATGGTTAACGGTTAAACTAGACAAGGAAAAAGATGTCTTCATATGAATCCCTCCAGTTTGTATTTCTCCTTGATTATATTTAAAATTTTCAATCTTTTCACTATGCAACATGTTCTTATCTCATTGACTTCATTAGACATTTTGTAAAATAGAGAGATGCTCTCCACAAAATAGTAAAAAAGAGCTAAGGCTGCACCTTAGCTCTTTCATATTTGTTTTTATTAAACTAACTTTCTTCTCATTACCCTACAACAATATTAACTAACTTCCCTGGTACAGCAATGACTTTACGTATAGTTTTATCGCCAATTGCTTCTTGGACTTTGTCATCATTCTTTGCAATCTCTTCCATTTGTTCGCGAGTTGCATCTGCTGGAATGATAAGTTTTGCGCGAACTTTGCCGTTAAGTTGTACAACGACTTCTACTTCATTTTCCACAAGTAGAGCTTCGTCATACGTTGGCCATGCTACATAAGAAATCGTTTCTTGATGACCGAACTTCTCCCATAACTCTTCAGCGAGATGAGGAGCAAGTGGTGCCAATAACTTAACGAAACCTTCCATTAGTTCACGTGGAAGTGTCTCTTGCTTGTAGGCATCGTTGATAAAGACCATCATTTGTGAGATTCCTACATTGAAACGAAGTCCTTCAAAGTCTTCTGTTACTTTCTTTACTGTTTGATGATACGTGCGGACAAACTCTTCTGACCCCTCCACTGCTTGGATTGCTGGGTTCAGTTCATTTGTCGACTCATCGATAAATAAACGCCAAATACGATCGAGGAATCGACGGGCTCCATCTAATCCGTTTGCTGACCACGCAATCGATGCATCAAGTGGTCCCATAAACATTTCGTATAAACGTAATGTATCAGCACCATGGCTTTCAACGATGTCATCTGGGTTTACAACATTTCCTTTTGACTTACTCATCTTCTCGTTGTTTTCACCTAGGATCATGCCTTGGTTGTATAGCTTTTGGAAAGGCTCTTTTGTTGGTACCACACCTAAGTCGTAAAGGAACTTATGCCAGAATCGTGCGTAAAGTAAGTGAAGAACCGCATGCTCTGCTCCCCCTACATAAATATCAACCGGCAGCCATTGCTTTAGTTTTTCTGGGTCAGCTAGTGCCTCGCTGTTGTTTGGGTCAATGTAACGTAGGTAATACCAACAACTACCTGCCCAGTTTGGCATCGTATTTGTTTCACGGCGGCCTTTCATCCCAGTTTTAGGATCTGTTACATGAAGCCATTCTTTGTTATTAGCAAGCGGTGATTCTCCAGTATCTGATGGTTTAATTTCCTTCATCATAGGCAATGTTAGTGGCAGCTCATTCTCCGGAACAGCTGTCATCGTGCCATCTTCCCAATGAATCATTGGAATGGGTTCGCCCCAATAACGTTGGCGGCTAAATAACCAGTCACGCAGACGGTAGGTTACTTTTTTCTTTCCGAAATAATTCGCTTCAAGCCATTCGATCATATTTGAGATTGCTGCTTCTTTTTCTAATCCATTTAAGAAATCAGAGTTCACATGTTCTCCATCACCTGTGTACGCTTCTTTCTCCACATCGCCACCAGCAACCACTTCAACAATCGATAGATCAAATGCTTTTGCAAATTCATAATCACGCTCATCATGTGCAGGAACAGCCATAATCGCGCCTGTTCCGTAACTAACAAGAACATAATCAGCAATCCAAATTGGAATACGAGCACCATTTACGGGATTCACGGCAAAGGCCCCAGTAAAGACACCTGTTTTTTCTTTAGAAAGTTCCGTGCGCTCTAGATCACTCTTAAGAGCCACTTCTTTGCGATATTGTTTAACGGCTTCTTGTTGCTCTGCCGTTGTAATCGTGTCAACAAGCTTATGCTCAGGAGCAAGCACCATGTACGTTGCGCCAAATAAAGTATCAGGACGCGTCGTGAACACATCGACTTTTTCCTCGTCATGACCATCTACTTTAAATGTCACTTCTGCTCCTTCAGAACGACCAATCCAGTTACGTTGCATATCTTTAATACTTTCAGACCAATCTAACTCATCTAAGTCTTCTAAAAGACGATCAGCGTAAGCCGTTATTTTAAGCATCCATTGTTTCATCGGACGGCGTTCAACAGGATGACCTCCTCGCTCACTTTTCCCGTCAATGACTTCCTCGTTAGCAAGAACCGTTCCAAGAGCCGGACACCAGTTCACTGCTACTTCATCGATATAAGCAAGGTCCTTTTCATAGAGTTTTAAGAAGATCCATTGCGTCCATTTATAGTAATCTGGATCAATCGTATTAACCTCACGATCCCAATCATAGGAGAATCCTAGTGATTTAATTTGACGACGGAACGTATCAATATTTTTAAGGGTAAATTCTGCTGGGTCATTTCCTGTATCAAGAGCATATTGTTCTGCCGGAAGTCCAAACGCATCCCATCCCATTGGGTGAAGGACGTTATGACCTTGCATACGTTTTAAACGTGAGAGGATATCTGTTGCCGTGTAGCCTTCTGGATGACCAACATGCAATCCAGCTCCTGATGGGAACGGAAACATATCAAGTGCATAAAATTTCGGCTTATCTGCATCCTCTGTTGTACGGAATGTTTTATTTTCTTCCCAATGCTTTTGCCACTTCTTTTCAATCTCTACATGTGAAAACGACATAGTTCTTCCTCCTCCTATTGGCTATCGTCCATTGATTACGTCACGTTTTCAGGATGACCACGTTCACCTCTTTTCAACCTCGATAATGATCTCGGTCAAAAAACTAAATGATCAACAAAAAACTCCCGCCCCTAACAATTATGTTAGGGACGAGAGTTTATTAATTCCCGCGGTACCACCCATGTTAACAAGTCAGATGACTCGTTCGCTTTAGCACGACTAACGGACGTGACCCGTTAAGGACTACTTCATCTTTCATCCTTAAAACTAAAAGGCGAGTTCATCATATTTGTGGGGCTGACTCGCACCATCCGTCAGCTCTCTTATGTCCTAAATATCATTACTACTCCTTCATAATCGTCAACATATGAACTTACTTAGTATTGTATGAACTTCAACTTGCGATGTCAAGCGTATTCATCGCCCATAATCACTTTACGTCGACATTTTCATCTCTTTTTCTTCGCGATCTCGTTGAACCCGTTTTAACGGAGCATCATATTTACTTAGGAACACAACTGCTATCATAAATAAGCCTAATAGTACATAGATAAGAACGGTCATCGAATACATATCCACTAAAAATCCGCCAAGTAGTGGCCCGATCATTTTCCCACCTGTGGCGACACTATTTATAATCCCCTGATAATATCCTTCTTTTCCTTTAGGAGCTAAATGATTTGCTATAGTCGGAACAGCTGGCCAGACAAACATTTCTCCAAATGTGAGAATAATCATTGCGACGAGAAATCCTGTAAAAATCGTTGCTTGAGAAAGGATAGCATAGGACACCATGAAGATCAAAACACCTGTGATCATTTGCCCTTTTAAAGATAGATTCCCTCTCTTAATGAGCCACGACACAACCGGCTGAGCAAGAACAATCATCAGTCCATTAATCGTCCAAAATAAACTATAATGTTGCAGTGGAATGCCGAGTGACTGAGTATGAACAGAAACATTGGCTTGCCACTGAGTATAGGCAACCCAACAGATAAAAAAGGCTACAGAAAGCAGCATTAGTGAATGCACTCGGTAATTCATCCGTAGCGGTGTTTTCTGTTCAAAGACATTCATAGAAGTCGCTCGGTAACTTTCTGCTTGCATCTTTCTGAATGCAACGACGACAAAAGCAAGTAAGATCGCATACATCACCGCATTGGCGATAAAGACGTAAGTCAGCTGAATGGATGCAACGACCCCAACCAACGCCGTTCCAATCGCAACTCCAACATTTTGAGCAACATACATCGCATTAAAGGGTTTTCTGCCTCCTTCTGGCCATAAACTGCCCGCTAATGCATACATCGCAGGAAACATCATTCCTGAACCAAAACCAAGACCCATTAATAAAAACATATAGAAATAATAACTATGGAAGAAAGCTAGAACCGTTGCACTACATGTTGTAATAATAATAGCGATCACAATCGTCCGATACGCCCCAATTTTATCAAAAAGACGACCACCGATTAAGTTTCCAATCACACCCGCACCTGCATTTAACATGAGCACAAATCCCGCTGCAGTTAATGATTTTCCTAATTCTTGATGAATGATGATCGCATTTAAAGGCCATAAAAAAGATGCCCCTGTGACATTGATAACCATTGCCACAATGAGCAGCCATAAAGACTTTGGCACATGCTCCCCACCTTTCTTTTGTTTAATCCATTCTATCGATTACTTCTTAAATACACGTATTATTTCGAGCACCAAAACAATACTAGTAGAGAAATTCATAAAAGGCAATCCTTTTTGATTTCCTTTTAAAACCCAGACGACATGTATCGTTGATCAACTTCTCTTTTCCTCTATGAAACCTGCATGCTACAATGAAGAGTAGGAGAAACAGCGATTCATATGAACGTTTAAAAAAGAAAGGCTGAACTAGATGATTAATCATTCAACCGCACCCGTCCCTTTACATTTTGGAGATAAGCGATATTACTCATGGAACTACCACTTACGCCAGCAATTTGGCGAGAAGATATTTAAAGTTCCTCTTGATGCAGGCTTTGACTGTCCAAATCGTGATGGTCAAGTCGCTCATGGCGGATGTACCTTTTGTAGTGAAAGGGGCTCGGGCGACTTTGCAGGAGATCGAACGCAAGACCTCGTCACTCAATTTGAGACGATCAAAGAGAAGATGCATAAAAAATGGAAAAGTGGCAAATATATCGGTTATTTTCAAGCGTATACAAATACATACGCTCCTGTAAAGACGTTACGAGATTACTTCGAAGTCATTTTAGACCAAGATGGTGTCGTCGGATTGTCGATCGCCACTCGTCCTGATTGCTTACCTGATGATGTCGTTGAGTACTTAGCCGAACTGAACAAACGAACCTATTTGTGGGTAGAATTAGGGTTACAAACCGTACATGAACGGACTGCCCAATTAATTAATCGTGCTCACGACTACCAATGCTACGTCGACGGAGTAAATAAATTACGAAAACATGGCATTCGAGTGTGCGCTCACATCATTAACGGTCTCCCTCTTGAAGACAGTAAAATGATGATGGAAACCGCACGAGAAGTGGCCAAACTTGATGTACAAGGCATCAAAATCCACTCCCTTCATTTGTTGAAAAAGACCGCAATGGTCAAGCAATATGAAAAAGGACTGCTCGACTTTATGAGCTTAGAAGACTATGTGAAATTGGTCGTTGATCAGCTAGAACTCCTACCCCCATCAATGGTCATCCATCGATTAACAGGCGATGGACCTGCGGACTTAATGATCGGCCCTATGTGGAGCATGCAGAAGTGGACTGTGTTAAACGCCATAGAAGCAGAATTAAAAAGACGAGACAGTTGGCAAGGGAAGTCTTATCAGGTGGAGGCGAAGGAATAATATGAAGCTTTTAGGAGTGCTACCTTTTGCGAGGTTTCTATTAGAGAGAAGTCTTGAACCCGCTGATGTTGCAATCGATTGTACAGCTGGCAATGGACATGATACATTGTTTCTAGCTAATCTTGTAGGTGAACGTGGTCATGTCTACAGTGTCGATGTTCAAGACGAGGCGATTCAACAAACGCATAACCGCTTGATAGAGGCTGGTCTTCGTGACCGAGTAACTTTAAAGAAGGTTGGACATGAGCATGTGACAGACTTGATTTCATCCTATCAACATAAGAAAGTAAAGGGTGCAATCTTTAACTTGGGCTATTTACCAGGTGGGGATAAGTCGATCGTGACTCATGCTTCGACGACAATTCAAGCAGTTGAATCGTTGCTTGCGATTATGCCAAAAGGTGGAGTAATCGTATTAGTCATTTACCATGGCCACGAAGAAGGTGCTCTAGAACGTGATGGTGTGATGAACTATGTAACTTCCCTTGATCAAAAAAAAGTCCATGTATTAAATTATTCGTTTATCAATCAAGCGAATCAACCGCCATTTATTGTCGCGATCGAGAAACGCTAACTTTTACTGATCTTGACAAACCGCACATATTGATTATAAATAAGAAGAGGACATGTTTATCGTGCTCTTCTATTATAAAAAAACTGATTTATGAATCATTTTCCTCATTATTCTTTTTACTTGAAAAGGAGTGTATATTCTTGGCTATTCTTGATTCTATCCTAGACTATAACAAATCGTTTGTGGCTACAAAGAAATTTGAGCAATATCAAACAACGAAGTTCCCTAATAAAAAACTTGTGATTTTGACTTGTATGGATACTCGTTTAGTTGAACTGCTTCATCACGCAATGGATTTAAAAAATGGCGATGCGAAAATTATCCGCAATGCTGGTGCCGTTATCTCTCATCCATTTGGAAGTATTATGCGTAGCATTTTAGTCGCTGTCTATGAGCTTCAAGCTGATGAAGTACTCGTTATTGGTCATCACGGTTGTGGCATGACTGGACTTCAATCAGAGTCCATCCTTGCAAAAGCGAAAGAGCGAGGACTAGATGTCGATGTTGTCGAAACGCTTGAATATGCGGGTATTGATGTGAAAGGATTTTTGACAGGCTTTGAAAAAGTAGAAGACAATGTGATTCATAGTGTCGATACCATTAATAATCATCCATTATTCGTCCGCAAAATCCCTGTTCACGGTTTAGTAATCTGTCCTGATACGGGAAAACTTGACCTTGTCGTTAACGGATATGATCACCTATAAGTTCAAAACCCCCTCTGCCTAAAATATAGACAGAGGGGGTTTTTACCTATTAAGTTCGTCTAAAAATCCAGCTATTCAAATAGAAAATAAGAGTGGGGAGCCCACCTGTTTTAATCATATTTTTCGACTTTTTCTTCATTTCTTTATTCCCTTGTACCTTTTCATCTGATAAATAAACAGCCAAAATGCCTTGGTAAATCATCCGATGAAATTTAGGGTCAGGAAGGGTCGCTAAGCTTTCTTCTGCCTGTTTGACAAAATAACGGAACCTCTCAATCATTTCTTCTTCATTTTCATAATAAAACAAGAAGTTCAATTCATCATCTGCTATATCTTCTTCTTGATCAATAAAATAATCAAGTAGGATATGTACTCCTTGAACCCACGGAAAATATCCAGCTTTTAACGTATCAGCCATCTCGGTCGTCATATTCGGCTTTGTTGCATAGGTTGCCAATGTGTATATACCAAGGGTTGAAGCCGTACAAGCCGAAAATTCATACCACGTCATGTTTTCTGGCATTTTATGTTTGTGGTTGTCAAACCATGATTTAAGCAGCGGAATGCGGTCTTCTTTTTTTACATGCTTGTATACTTGAAGATCACCGTAATACCCGCTTAATTCGAGCATCACTGGCTGCATGATGTGAAAGGAAGGGAAGGTCGCTAAAATTTGCTGGCATGTCTGAATTAAAGAATGCAAATAGCCACCATCTTCTTGCTCACTACGAAATTCATAATTGTTTTCTAAAGGTGCCCCAGGGGTCAGAGCTGTAAGAAGGGCATTATGTAAGGAACGAAAATCTTTTGGATCTAGAGAGTCACTTTGGTCACAAAGGTTATCTAAATAATCACACATAATTTGGTAAGCTATAATAAATTGAATCAATTCATCAAATCGATCACGTGCGAGCAAACCATAAACTCCACCGCCTTCGCAATGAAACTTCTTCCTTGCTAACGCATCAAGTGCTTGAGAACGCAATTCGTCATCTGGAATGGTTTGTGCCTTCTCAATCCATTGATTAAAATAACGATTAACAGTAGGAACCACATCCCGATAGATATTCATTAAAATCGGTATTGGCTTTGTTGGTACTTTCATATGAAGTGTTCTCCTCCATTCTTATCGATAACTAGTACATTAGCATAAATGAAAGCTATCAACAATCATCGAGATAGAAACTTCAATGAAACAACAAAAGCTGTCTACATTCGACAGCTTTCATTCACACTCTATACTCTTCCACGCTATGGCATCAATAAGTTAACAAACCCTATCGCATATCGAAAGACCTCTTCACGTTCTGGCTCATTAAAGATCTCATGATACAGACCTTCCCATTCTTTAAAGTACTTCTCTGATAACAATAAAGAATCAAACCAATCACGAACAGCGACTTGATCGACCAGATAATCCTCACCTGATTGCATCACAAGCACTGGGATATTAGGCATTTTTTCAGGGTAGCGTTTAGCTATGTGCATTGCTTTTGTTAATTCTTGATACCATCTTGCCGATACTCTTGTGACCCGTAACTCATCCTTGATATATTCTTCTCTAATTTCTTCATTTCTCGTGCACTGTTCGGAGCGTATACCAGATTTTGCGCTGAATGTTGG
Above is a genomic segment from Bacillus sp. FJAT-45037 containing:
- a CDS encoding tetraprenyl-beta-curcumene synthase family protein; translation: MKVPTKPIPILMNIYRDVVPTVNRYFNQWIEKAQTIPDDELRSQALDALARKKFHCEGGGVYGLLARDRFDELIQFIIAYQIMCDYLDNLCDQSDSLDPKDFRSLHNALLTALTPGAPLENNYEFRSEQEDGGYLHSLIQTCQQILATFPSFHIMQPVMLELSGYYGDLQVYKHVKKEDRIPLLKSWFDNHKHKMPENMTWYEFSACTASTLGIYTLATYATKPNMTTEMADTLKAGYFPWVQGVHILLDYFIDQEEDIADDELNFLFYYENEEEMIERFRYFVKQAEESLATLPDPKFHRMIYQGILAVYLSDEKVQGNKEMKKKSKNMIKTGGLPTLIFYLNSWIFRRT